Genomic window (Geotrypetes seraphini chromosome 6, aGeoSer1.1, whole genome shotgun sequence):
ccccttggtacgccactggtctggGGATGTTTTACAACTTGTTACCCTTTGGGTAAATGAGAATCAACAACTTGCCTAAACAGGGGTTCCTGGGCAGAGTTGTTAAGACTGAGGACCCTCTACACATTTATATTTAAGACTGGTTGTTATATTAttttgcaaaaaacaaaaggaattgaccccaaaatatccacaaagaagaaaatccagagaaaaccaaaaaaactctgtggagtgacgatgttcccaaatggactttatttgaaagtatcaacctagagggtagtggatacatagaatgtgcttccagaggctgtggtagacaggagcactgtacagggcttcaaagaaggtttggataggttcctagaggacaaagggattgaggggtatagataataataataattttattcttatataccgccatgcccatcgagttctaggcggttcacaacaattacattggcattgacatgccgatttacaaacaatgtgTTGGATTTACAACACCTTCAGCCGAACATGGCTGGGGaagcggaagtgggaaggagagaaggaggaaagcggtcaatagggggggggggggaagggccgaACGGGCGGAATTACCACAGTTTATTTGGtttacaacaactttagccgaacttggtTGATGAAGAAGGAAGCGGGTAGGGGAGCAGGAAGACAGCGATCAATAAAGGGGGGGAAAGGGTGGAACGAGTGGCCTGGTAATTCCGGAAAGGGGGCGTTACggggcttgtttgttgaatagataagttttgaatgtttttctgaagtcgaggtaagagggagcctcgagaatcatttgggcgatccatgagttcatcttggctgcttggaaggcgaaggttttgtctaggaatcttttaagatgacagagctttagcgaggggtaggcgaacagttgaattctgcgggatttcttcttggtgcagtaaaggttaaagaggggattgatgtatcttggcgagaggccatttaccgatttgtagcagaagcatgcgaatttgaagagcactctggtgtagatatgggttgtagggataggagtagaggtaagttacaggaataggagtagagataggctatagagctagtcagggaccactgctcaggcaatgggccgccgcgcgagcggaccgctgggcgagatggacctctggtttacctcagcggaggcaacttcttatgttcttatgttccaaaggtacactaaaatcatccacataaaataattccatccacataaacgtaaatcatccacataagagccttaaaggacctagtctgccagggatacaggacccaacatggtctgcgtttcgacaaaaagtcttcttcaggggtccctgggggtcctataaaggtgagtacgtgggaaacaattgtgtggtgaaccggaagtgagacactgcttgcatttgcaatggaaaactCCACAGAgttgttttggttttctctgtTATATTATTTTGAGCAATTGAATTTAGATCTCTGTAGCCTCTAATTTTGAAAGATTTTTATATATACTTTATTTTTATAATCTCCTTTCATatcttactttatttttatttacgattTGTAAAGAGTTTTAGAAAAGCTCGTGTGGACACAAACAGGAAACGTGTGAATCAAACGTGCCACTTGTGACTCTGAAGCTTGCCGCAGCCACGTTTGGTTCACACGTTTTCTGTTTGTGTCCACACAAGCATTTATAAGAAGGCAGAACAGCTATtatagactcttgacaaaggcaggattgccgaaacactgccagtgtcgactCCACTTGTTTGATACGGTGCTGTTCTCCAGTAAAGCACACTTTGGAATAACCCATCGCTGAGTGTTCGACATACCTTGGCCTCACGACTTCCTCTTTTCTGGATTTgcttaatcccacccaaaacaccccccatcAGATCCCattgagatttagacacactgcagacaaacagcatTGAAAACCACCTAAAACATGTGTTTTGAAATGGCAATGCGGGCATTTTAGAAATCAAAACATCGACATGCCACTTTAAGCcattatttggacatttttctctattGAACGTGAGCCCCATAGGCACCTATGTggctttaaactaaactaaacccacgtttatataccgcatcctctctataaagatagagctcagcacggtttacaggaattttaAAATAAGGAAgggaaaacataataagaatgagtgattataaagagggtagagagatttacatttttgaaaataatcaagttttcagatgcttacggaataattggagggagctttATCAAATTGCTCTGCCAAACCTGCAGAAATTGCGTTGAAAATGCAGTTTTGTGCGTATTTGCAATGGCTCATGATCGGAAGTAAATGAATGTGGCTGAGGTACAGGCTCAGGGGTGTATTTTATAATCTACATGCATATTTTGTGACTCCAGCCAAACTCTACCCAGAGTCTTCCCCAAGCATCCCTGCACTTGGGTCACATGCATGCTTTGTCAGTGTACACTTGTATGCATGGGGTGATTTTTATAGGAGGCATTTTGCATGCATAGAACAGCATTTacacatgaaaaaaaatcattttcaaatTACCCCTTTCATGGCCTGATTCAGTCCAAGATTGCAGGGTTCTGGAATAAATCCCAATACATGGTTCCCTGCTGAGAAGGTAGTGCTACAATATACAGAAAATCCCTGGGTAGTTTTAAATGAAGGCTCCCAGCTTTAGCTCTCTCATCCCTGCTTCTGATTAAACTGGAAGTCCagaggagcaaaaaaaaaaaaaaaaaaatgaaatgaatgaATACGTAATAGGAAATAACTTGCAAAAGTGTTCATATCCGTTTCATTGCACAGTTTTGAAATAGCATATTTTACCCAATACTTAAAATTCCTGCTTACGTTGCACAATCAAAAGCTTacaaaactaaaaagaaaaaaaaattaagctgtAGATTTTCCACCCTTTTTGAAGGCAAAGCTGAACCTTACTATAACGcataagtaaaaaaacaaaacaaaaccagtcATAGATCTTTTCTGAAATGGAATATTTAAAAATGGGGAGATGATaactaacctcccccctccccttttacaaaaccacgcaagaggtttttagcaccaccTGGCGCACCGAACGCTCTGCGTTGCTCCGacggttcctatgagcgtcggagcagtgcagagcattcagagtGCTGGCTGGCATTAAAAACCTCTTATgtggtttggtaaaaaaaaaaaaaaaatgggggggaggggggaataaatTTTTCTTTGGGCTACATCAGATACAGATCCAGggaaataagaaaccaaaaactgatcTTCGGGACATttagagcattgagatcaagcatcaaattactgcatctcaatggccacgtatttgggcttggaagatgagatgtacagtgtctgcatctatgagacaaattttttttttttctgttacatagagcatttacagaaattagatagctctaaatctaatagatgttggcactgtcatcttgaagctgggacattagatcatttgttattctattgtcctatggggtcaaataaataatttgttagataatccagtggcattatcctatgacatcgcattgtttggcatgtcaatgagggctaaaagccaaatatcctctaataagaataagcttctactcattatgacaggggttgccatacaacagattacaaataactggaaaaattgggagaggctgaattacagcttctggtggaactctttgtatcccatattcaaaatggaaaggataattgccatgcagcagggaaattttaaaaaatgtcaagttatttgggagccattaacaagatactataAAGATTAAaattattgcatagaataaatattaattttttcccttttgttcatacacgtccagggtggggggtggaaacatTATATGatctcttttgcttatgaataactgttgggtataagggaggggggttatttgatgcgagttagaatttgatgatatattaagtgatgttaaagtataaatgattgtattatatgttacacttattgtgagttttaaaaatgaataaagattaatttttaaaaaaaaaacgaaaAACCCCAGATCCAGGGAAATGCTAGTTCGGGGATGCTCATCAAGACAAGTTTTCCACTAGGTAAGGAAACCAGTTCTGACACATTTGGGGTTTCTCCGACTCAGATATCTGGAGGTTAGTGGACTGTAAAACATACCAGAAAACAATTAGGCCTTATTCCATGTATTGTAGTGGCTGTTCATCATTTGCATAAGGCCAAAATTTATTGTAAGTGAAAAGAGTCAGAGAATAGTGTTTAAACCTTCAAGCTAGAGCTTAAATTCTATTAtcaatagaaaacaaaataacatacaaaaatatTCTAATTTAATTATTCTTATCATTTTCACAGATTTTGAACTTATCAGCAATCTTCAGATTTTGATACTTATCAGCAAACTGTCCACATCCATTTTCCTTTGCCATTCCTTTAGATCACCTTTTGTGGGCTGCCacatcatagttaccagatactagggttTCACGTTAGGAATCGGCAGCCAacaaaaagatctaggtgtcattgtagacattaCACCGAAATCTTCTGCCCATTGTGCAGCTGCtacccaaaaaagcaaacagcatgctaggaattattaggaaagaacataagattggccgctgctgggtcagatcagtggtccatggtgcccagcagtccgctcccgcggcggcccttaggtcaaagaccagtgccctaaccgattctagccttacctgtgtacgttctggtaaagggatggtaaataagaccacaAATATATTATacgagaggccgctgaaaagttcagcccaaccaagaagagaatgatgtggagccatgaaacttacaagttattccatacttttcttgacacttttctttttcttaattaaAATATTTCAAAATACAAAAGTCTTGACACTATTCATTTCATATTacaggttgggctgagaacttttcagtggctcctcctattgtgatgtcataatgccttattccaccagtacctaagagccaacctcatcggtgatgtcacaatggcttggtttccctatacttgtgcccatttgctagatgcatttgcctcattgaaatgaaaagtgtggcataacttgtaagtttcatggttccacatcatactggactgagaacttttcagcagctcctcgtaATGCCTTTCTATGACTCCTTGCTatgacttcaccttgagtattacattCACTTTTGGtagctgtatctcaaaaaaggtaAAACGGAATTataaaaaattcaaagaagaggaaccaaaatgatagaaacagagaaacatgatggtagataaaagccaaataacccatccagtctgcccatctgctgcaTCCATTATCGCCTCCTCCCCCTATGAGataccacatgcctgtcccacgctttcttggaCTCAGACAtggtctttatctccaccacctctactgagagactattccatgtatctactaccctttctgtaaaaaaataattttcatagattactcctgaacctattacctcttagcttcatcctataataataataataataataatttattttcttatataccacccaaccagcagttctgggcggttcacaacagaaaaaaacGGAATCATTTCAGCGAAAAATACAATTTCATAGTAACAATTTCATAATAACACTGCTACATAGATCAATCAAATATGACATTGGTTAAAATATGGTTCCAAACTATTATTATCAATTAAAACATAagattaaaaaattataaaaagataaaacattcttgtttatcaaataagtgagtttttaatgatttcctaaatgtaaagtaAGAATAGGTTTGGGCCATCAAcggatgccctctcattccacagcttcctttcaaatgaaagacactcgactcgtgcgcatttatgccacgtaggtatttaaacgtccctatcatatctctcctcttccgcctttcctccaaataaTATAGAACAGAGCCAAAGTTAGCATTTGCACACCAGAATTTAGCTGCTATCACATACCATGTGAAAGACAGGAATCAATGTGACCAGGTAAATGGTACACGTTACTGTGTAACTTTTAGCAAgctataaataatgcacactgtgTAGGTCCGACCCATGTGCCTCCCTCTGTGAACACCCCCTTGCAGTTCTATGtcatgctagggttaccagacgtccaggaaaaacCTGGACTTGTCCTCTTTGTaaaggactgtccgggctccccGACAGACTTTCCAAAGCCTGGCATTTGTcccggttttggaaagccccgacgagctctggCCAAACCTGGAGGGCAGGGCTTGGGGCGGAATGGGGTGTGACtagaggtggaactgggcgggacCGGAGGCGTAACTGGGTGGAGATGGGGCTgaatggggggtggggctggaggcagatgGAGCAGGatcatgtgtccggggtttcctggagaaaaatacggtaaccctaTGTCATGTGCCTGTATGCTCacattctagaacagtggttcccaaacctgtcctgaaggaccaccaggccaatctagccctaataaatatgcatgagagagatttgcatataatggaagtgacaggcatgcaaatctgctccatgcatattcattagggctatcctgaaaacccgattggcctggtggtcctccaggacagggttgggaaccactggtctagaatactGATGAGCATTCACAGTGTACTTATGTGCATGAGTGTGACATTCATGTTTGTAAGTGCAAGACAAGCATCCTCTAATCTTAGGATCCAATATTCCAGgcggttaagtgtgatattcagcacttaactggttatggcgaaccacataaagatagggctgacttttatgtggtcccatttttgcAGTTACCTTGTCTGGTTAAATGCTGATCCTTGGAAATTAGCAGGCCAAGTACTGAATCCACACCCGGAATACTCCCAAACTAGCCGGTTTTGCATGGGTGCTAACCGGACATTTTCAGCCGCGCGATCCAgtcaagtgccactgaatatttattttattttatttatttaattttctataccgttctcccaagggagctcagaacggtttacattaatttattcaggtactcaagcattttttcctgtccgggctcacaatctacctaatgtacctggggcaatgggggggattaagtgacttgcccagggtcacaaggatccgcatgggtctgaacccacaacctcagggtgctgaggcagtagctttaaccactacatcactctagaaatcaaaatgtagtaaaagtgagccaagtctaggccaatcaagtcattgtgacatcactgatgaggttggctcataggcattggttgaatgaggctttgtgatgtcacaataccagctctggttatcagaagctgaaaGTTTTCACACtatgtatttattcagttttctatactgttctcctaggggagctcagaacagttaacatgcatttattcaggtactcaagcatttttccctttctttcccggtgggctcacaatctatctaacgtacctggggcaatgggggggattaagtgacttgcccagggtcacaaggagcagcatgggtttgaacccacaaccccagggtgctgaggctgtaggtttaaccactgtaccacacactcccagTTAACCTCAagcaagcaatttaaccagccaggagccatttctgatcagttaaattgctttgaatatcgacctcATAACAATACCAACGGCGCTTACTTTTAAGTGGTAAAATTGTATAACGAGAAATGTGAGGGGTGATGAATCTGCAGGCGATTTACATCAAGCTTGTGAAGTGGTCAGAGCTTGTCTGCTTAGCTATTGAACTTGAAAATCCAGCAGATGAAAACAGTTGCTGGGAAACAgcaaaaaagtttcaagttttattataatttgatagAGACATAGTGCCAAACCAAATAGACATACTGGAACACAGAGAGAAGAAGGCGAGGCACTACATTTGTTATAGGATAGTTGAACAATGAAGGTAagaacatggaggggcataatcgaaagaaacatctaagtccgttttcgcctaagtcgcaagtcgttcaaagtcagacacagcttaggatacattttcaaaaaatacacccaaaatatttttttttcccgaaaatcgtgtaactatacgtccagccatctgatcgtccaagctgctaaatcgtccatctttataccacagttTTGTCTAAATATTCATCCAattcaaaaacacctagaataagccctgttggatgtgggaggggtcagcaaagtgatggactggacacccagacatggcacctgaatagtggggtatcttacagggcactgctgtgaacttcagaaaaagggtgccccataaacatctcactatagGACAGGTCATGGTGAATCCCCAAAAAacgtactatacccacctgtctagaatcccaatagcccttattacattgtgtggcgcagtggttggatctacagcctcagcaccctggggttgtgggttcaaaccccgcgctgctccttgtgaccctgggcaagtcacttaatcctccatagccccaggtacgttagatagattgtgagcccaccgggacagagagggaaaaatgcttgagtacctgattgtaaaaaccgcttagataaccttgataggcggtatataaaatcctaattacattacattagtgatttgtattccgccattaccttgcggttcaaggcagattacaaaagcggatttctggacatgtccagaggtgttaccttacagagtagagcaggttgcttcattCGGTGATAGTTAGTCTTCAtcgatttcttgaatagcaaggtttttatttcttttctgaaaattttgtagtctggggtcgcgattagtagattagaCAGTtggtggctagaaggccatcgtacagttttttccgtttgatgtctgtGATTgaagggtatgtgaatggtgtcttgGTTCtcttgtgtctggttgtggtagtttgggttaggcagttaagaacataagaacttaagaactgccatcaccggatcagacccaaggtccatcgagtccggcgatccgcagttgttcaagtaggccaCTTATATGGCggtacaaaagggttagggggTTAtttggggagtgcacatgtttcaccatgaatgcagtgattacagtggcttatgggcctgggtcctcctctccatgggtccctaacccacccccaagacgacttaaaccgcctctgtgcagctctactaggctttcctatgacaggctgccaggcgctgatgttctggaggcagatattgaTTTTTGGAggtgattatgatttttagggGGTGGGGTCGGTGATcaatggggtagtgtgtgtgggtctgtactatgtgtttgcagtgcttatctggtcactttatataggtttttgtgacttagaccatgttttaaatggcctaagtcacaacgtccaagtttcgtctaggcggtgttgtaaaactttcggttatacattcagtacgactaagtctagcacagcccacgtcccaccctcgacactcctcctgaaatgccccgtttagctctggtcattcagcggcactggaaaggcctaggtcgtttgtaaacatgtccaaaacctgttttgattatcggcacttggacatctttcgtgtatgatcgtccaagtgccgacttaggccggtttttggacatttttctcttttgattatgagccccatagtgtaagGGAAAAAGTAAGGAGAATTTTAATTAGAAACaagtgattaaaaaaataaatagataggCAAAGTTTCAAAAGTCTTTGAACTGGCTTATTCTTTTCTAACAAACTGAATGATTTGACTGTGATGAATCTCTTCATTTTCTGCAGGTGAAAAGATGGCTGAAGTATTCACACTTGGTTTAGCGACAAGCAGGCCTCGGAATACCTCCTTGCCAACAACTCAGGAAAAGAGTTCACTTAGTAACACCACACTGGAGATGCTGAAGGATGAGATGCTTCAAACAACTCTGCCTGCCCTGTATTTGCTCATTTTGATCATCAGTATTCCCCTCAATGGCATTTCCATGTGGTACCTGTGCTACCATGCACATCCTAGGACTCCAACCATCACGTTTGCCATTAATTTGGCAGCAACAGACTTGCTCTATAGCATGGCTCTTCCGTTTCAAGTTGCCTACCATCTGAGGGGAAACGATTGGCCCTTTGGGGACGTACTGTGCAACGTTGTCTCTGTATTATTCTACGGAAACATGCACTGCTCTGTCCTGACCATGACGAGTATTAGCATGGAGCGCTATCTAGGGATCGTCCACCCGCTGCGGTCTAAAAAGCTCACCACTGTCAAGAGCGCGAGCCTGACCTGTGCCTTCATCTGGGTGTTTGTTTTGCTGGCCAATTCACCACTGCTCTATAACAAGCTAACCTTTCATGTGAAAGACCTGGGCATAATCACTTGTTTTGATGTTCTGCCCAAAGACATGTTCCCTACAACCATGTATTTCTATGTTTATTTTGCTTGTCAAGCTActctgttcttcttcctgcctttAATTGTCATGGGAGTGTGTTACATCTCCATCATATCGACTCTTCTTCATTCACCTGCCTCAAAACTTGGGGAAACCAAGAAACAGACAGCATGCTTGATCGTGGTGCTGCTTGTTGTGTTTGGGGTGTGCTATTTGCCCAGCAGTGTCACGCAAATAGTTCATGTGATCTACGTTAGCAAGGGCAAGTCTTTGTACATTATATATAAGCTTTTCCTGGCCCTCAATAGCCTCAACTGCTGCCTCGACCCATTTGTCTACTACTTTGCTTCCCAAGAGTTTCGGCAAGGCCTACAGAATTCATTCTTTCGATGCATACCCAACGGTTATGCCGAGAACTCTACTGCCATGTCAGAATACAGCACTCCGCTGGCAAAGTAAACAACAGAAacactacagcagtggttcccaaccctgtcctgggggaccccagccagtcgggttttcaggatattcttaatgaatatgcacgagagagatttacattacattacattgatgtcttctatcccgcaaatacctttcagttctaggcagtttacaacaagaattggcctgggcattcccagggagattacaaggttgatagacatagtatgcatcgggatctgggGAGATTTGCATcgctgtcacttccattatatgaaaatctctctcatgcctattcattagggatatcttgaaaacccgactggctgggggtcccccaggacagggttgggaaccactgcattaaagGTTTGTGAGCTGGAAGGTACATTTCCATTACAAAAAGAGAGACTTTTGCATATGGTTGTGGCATAGCGGAAAGGGTGCCAGTAAGGGCTCACCAGTATCATTAAATGTGCTCTGATGAAATCAGGGCTGCTAATATAGGAGTGGCTGAAATATTCTTGCACGAGTGCTACGCCAGCACCCGCATAACCTAGGGCTCCTCCCCACTATTGCCCCCCAGTGCCACCCCTGAGTTGCCCACTTTTTAGTTGGGTGGTCTGTGGAGATATTTAACAGTACTTTCTGGTAATTTGCCATTGAATATCCCtacttcccccccctttttttttttttttttt
Coding sequences:
- the LOC117362788 gene encoding P2Y purinoceptor 8-like isoform X1; the protein is MRMVDVFKIGDLILYTCDPLDSQSQMVPEVTNLGSPGGLRLSEIGKKQGSPLNREAECKYAGEKMAEVFTLGLATSRPRNTSLPTTQEKSSLSNTTLEMLKDEMLQTTLPALYLLILIISIPLNGISMWYLCYHAHPRTPTITFAINLAATDLLYSMALPFQVAYHLRGNDWPFGDVLCNVVSVLFYGNMHCSVLTMTSISMERYLGIVHPLRSKKLTTVKSASLTCAFIWVFVLLANSPLLYNKLTFHVKDLGIITCFDVLPKDMFPTTMYFYVYFACQATLFFFLPLIVMGVCYISIISTLLHSPASKLGETKKQTACLIVVLLVVFGVCYLPSSVTQIVHVIYVSKGKSLYIIYKLFLALNSLNCCLDPFVYYFASQEFRQGLQNSFFRCIPNGYAENSTAMSEYSTPLAK
- the LOC117362788 gene encoding P2Y purinoceptor 8-like isoform X2; this encodes MRMVDVFKIGDLILYTCDPLDSQSQMVPEVTNLGSPGGLRLSGEKMAEVFTLGLATSRPRNTSLPTTQEKSSLSNTTLEMLKDEMLQTTLPALYLLILIISIPLNGISMWYLCYHAHPRTPTITFAINLAATDLLYSMALPFQVAYHLRGNDWPFGDVLCNVVSVLFYGNMHCSVLTMTSISMERYLGIVHPLRSKKLTTVKSASLTCAFIWVFVLLANSPLLYNKLTFHVKDLGIITCFDVLPKDMFPTTMYFYVYFACQATLFFFLPLIVMGVCYISIISTLLHSPASKLGETKKQTACLIVVLLVVFGVCYLPSSVTQIVHVIYVSKGKSLYIIYKLFLALNSLNCCLDPFVYYFASQEFRQGLQNSFFRCIPNGYAENSTAMSEYSTPLAK